ACGTGGAACGCGTCCTGGAGATCGAGGCCGACAACTACGACGGGCTGCTCCAAAAGGGGATCATTCTGATTGAAACGAAAAAGTTCGAGGACGCAGCCAGGCCATTGACCCAACTGCTCAAGATAAACCCGAACGACGTCAACGCGCTGAAGAATCGCGGCATCGCCCATCTGCAGGGTGGTCGCCTGAACGAAGCCCAAACCGATTACGAAAAACTCCAGCGCCAACTCCCGAAATATCACGTGCCCTATTACGGATTGGCCGAGATCGCTTACCGGAAGAAGGACACCGCGGCCGCCATTCGCAACTACGAGTACTACTTGAAGTTCGTTCCTGAACCGAAGAGCGCCGAACCAGAAAGCCCCGAACTGGCCGCGGAGAAGAAGATGGTCAATGACCGGCTCAAGGAGCTGCGCGCGGCCGGTCGCTAAGATGGAGGGAATCAACACCGCTCGTCGCTGCCGAGGACACGAGGCTCTGCATATTGCGGATTTCGGATTCGGAGAAGCGAGCCTCCTTATGTCGGCTGCCGCGGCCTTCAAAACACACTCTGAGTGGTCCATCTCATAAGTACACTCACGGATGCGCGTCACGCACGTCATCACGCGCTTGATCGTTGGCGGCGCCCAAGAGAACACCCTGGCGTCAGTTCTGGGGCTGCGAACCAAACCTGACGTGGAAATCAATCTGATCTCCGGCCTAACCACCGGCCCGGAAGGCTCCCTGGAACATCAAGCCGCCGCCGTTCCTGACCTGCTCACGGTCGTCCCGGAACTAATCCGGACTCCTCATCCCTGGAAGGACGCGCTGGCTTACCGCCGCCTCATCCAGTTGTTTCGCCAGCGGCGACCGCACATTGTGCACACGCACAGCGGCAAAGCCGGGATTCTTGGACGCCTGGCCGCGGCTAAAGCCGGGGTGCCGATCGTCGTTCATTCCATTCACGGCCCGTCATTCGGCAGCTTCCAGAGGTGGCTTCTCAATCTCGTTTTCCGAAGCGCTGAGCGCCACGCGGCCCGATTCACCACGCATTTCATCGCGGTCGCAAACGCAATGATCCACCAGTACCTCAAGGCCGGAATCGGAAAGCCCGAGAACTACACGCGAATTTTCAGCGGCTTCGCTCTGGAGCCATTTCTGGCTGCGTCCCATGATTCGAAACTGCGCGCCAGGCTCGGTCTTGCGGAAACGGATTTCGTGGTCGGCAAGATCGCGCGGCTCTTCAAATTGAAGGGGCACGACGATCTCTTGACTGTGGCGCCGCGCCTCGTGAAAGCGTGTCCGCGAATGAAGTTTCTCCTCGTAGGCGACGGCGCATGGCGGTCGCGATTTGAACAAAGGGTGCGCGATCTGGGCCTGGAAAAGCACGTCCTCTTCACGGGGTTGGTTCCGCCGGACGCGATCCCGTCCTTTATCGGCATCATGGGTGTTCTCGTCCATCTGTCGCGCCGGGAAGGCCTGGCGCGCGCCTTGCCGCAAGCTCTGACGGCTGCGCGCCCGGTTGTCGCTTACGATTGCGACGGAGCACGCGAAGTCTGCCTCGACAACGAAACAGGTTTTCTGGTCCGGCCCGGGGATCTGGAAACGCTGGCTGAACGCCTTCTTCAACTGGCGGCCGATGAAGAACTGCGGCAAAGACTGGGCCGCCGAGGCCGGGCGCTCGCGTCCGAGCAATTCTCTGTCGCGAAGATGGTGGACGCGCAGTATGAGCTTTATCTGAAGTT
This window of the Verrucomicrobiota bacterium genome carries:
- a CDS encoding glycosyltransferase family 4 protein, which produces MRVTHVITRLIVGGAQENTLASVLGLRTKPDVEINLISGLTTGPEGSLEHQAAAVPDLLTVVPELIRTPHPWKDALAYRRLIQLFRQRRPHIVHTHSGKAGILGRLAAAKAGVPIVVHSIHGPSFGSFQRWLLNLVFRSAERHAARFTTHFIAVANAMIHQYLKAGIGKPENYTRIFSGFALEPFLAASHDSKLRARLGLAETDFVVGKIARLFKLKGHDDLLTVAPRLVKACPRMKFLLVGDGAWRSRFEQRVRDLGLEKHVLFTGLVPPDAIPSFIGIMGVLVHLSRREGLARALPQALTAARPVVAYDCDGAREVCLDNETGFLVRPGDLETLAERLLQLAADEELRQRLGRRGRALASEQFSVAKMVDAQYELYLKLLNR